One stretch of Candidatus Latescibacterota bacterium DNA includes these proteins:
- a CDS encoding SpoVG family protein, which yields MNNSLDIGKVHVRLVENGTDGLLAWATVVLENAIKLDNLAIRRSCDGSLYVTYPAKRSSSGKTHQYFHPINTQAAEAIQNAILARLASLAKAAAEPEDKKVK from the coding sequence AGTCTTGATATCGGGAAAGTCCATGTCCGCCTAGTGGAAAACGGTACTGATGGATTGCTGGCTTGGGCAACGGTCGTTTTGGAAAACGCCATCAAATTGGACAACCTCGCAATCCGCAGAAGCTGCGATGGCTCACTTTATGTCACTTACCCAGCCAAACGATCCTCGAGTGGAAAAACTCACCAATACTTCCATCCAATCAACACCCAAGCCGCTGAGGCAATTCAGAATGCAATCCTGGCTCGCCTAGCCTCCCTTGCCAAGGCAGCCGCCGAACCCGAGGACAAAAAAGTCAAGTGA